The following DNA comes from Halobacillus litoralis.
GAACATTTTGACAAGCTTAAACAAAATCTTTGAAGTATACTTTTTGCCTCCCAAAGGAATATATTAGATCCTGCCAGGTATTTGACACCCTATTGCAAAGATAGTCACCCAACATCTTCTGTCCCGAAACTTACAGCGATTTTCTCAGAAACGTGAAAAATCCGCACTCTGGATAGAGTGCGGATTTCCTGATTAAAACCATATCCCTACGATTATAAAATAGCGACAATTTTAGTAGATTTTACGTATAGACTCCAAGATGTCTTTATATTTTGCCTGGAAGGAAGGTGAATTGAAATGCTAACGAGGTTCGACAATCAACTTGATCGCCGTTCGTTCCTCCTCATTAATCATAATATCTGTAAAGGCCGGGATACATATCAAATCCATCCCGCTTGGCGCAACAAACCCCCGAGCGATAGCAACGGCTTTCACCGCTTGATTCAATGCACCGGCTCCAATAGCCTGAACTTCTGCAGTGCCGCGTTCTCGTACAACATTCGCCAAGGCCCCTGCTACTGAATTAGGTACGGATTTAGCTGATACTTTTAAGACTTCCATTACTAGCTCCTCCTTCAATCACTATAGTTGTTCCATAACTACTATATTCTTGGAGATGTAGAATATTACCTTTTCATTATGAATGAATTTGTCGCAAAATTCAAATAATCAGTTGAAGAATGGATGGTCTTCATTAATCAAAATACGCTTGACTTTCGTAGACTTTCCTGTTTTTTCGTCTACATCAACCAAGAAAGCGCTTAATTGTGCTCTTCCCTCTTTTGGAACTTCGAAACGTACAGGCAGGTTTGTTAAAAACCGTTTCAAAACGGCCTCTCTACCCATACCTAAAATACCGTCGTAGGGACCGGTCATTCCTACATCCGAAATATAAGCCGTGCCTTGTGGTAATATGCGTTCATCTGCAGTTTGGATATGAGTATGTGTACCTACATTCACACTTACTCTTCCATCCACATACCAACCCATCGCCTGCTTTTCACTTGTTGCTTCAGCATGAAAATCCAAAAATATGATAGAAGTTCTTTTTTTCGCAACTTCTATCAATTCATCCACTTTTCTGAAAGGATCATCATTAGGTGACAAAAATGTACGTCCTTGCAGATTGATGACAGCCACTTCTGCTTTCGGTGTTTTCACGAAGGTTAATCCTTTGCCTGGTGTCCCTTCAGGGAAATTCGCTGGACGAACCATATATTCTGCATCATCGATAAATTCAAATATTTCTTTCTTATCCCAAGCATGGTTTCCAAGGGTCACTGCCTGAGCACCTTTCTCTAAAAAACGACGATAGATTTTTTCTGTAATCCCTTTTCCTGATGCCGCATTTTCGCCATTGACGATCGATACAGCAGGTTGGTACTTCTGTTTTAGTTTAGGTAGATATTCATCCACCATATCCCGCCCAGGAGAGCCGACAACATCACCAATAAATAATATACGCATAAACATTTCCTTTCCTATAAACATCATCATATTTTGGATCCTAATATTCCCTTGAAAACAGAAATGAAGCGACCAAAAAGGCCGCTTCATTGTTTTATTTCGCATACTCCACAGAACGTGTTTCGCGAATGACGGTAACTTTAATATGACCTGGATAATCGAGTTCTCCCTCGATTCTGTTTCGAATATCACGTGCTAATCTTGTAGCTTCAAGATCATCAATTTCATCAGGACGAACCATAATTCGAACTTCACGGCCGGCTTGAATAGCGAAGGACTTCTCTACTCCTTCATAAGACTCTGATATTTCTTCAAGTTTCTCTAAACGCTTGATATAATTTTCCAGAGTTTCACTTCTCGCACCCGGACGAGCAGCAGATAGAGCATCTGCGGCAGCGACCAAGACAGAAATGATTGATGTAGGCTCTTCATCACCATGGTGAGAAGCAACAGCGTTGATAACTGTTTCATTTTCTTTGTACTTCATAGCCAACTCTTTACCTATTTCTACGTGGCTGCCTTCCACTTCATGGTCGATCGCTTTACCGATGTCATGAAGCAAACCTGCGCGTCGGGCAAGTGTTTCGTCTTCGCCAAGCTCAGCAGCCAGCAACCCGGCTAGATAAGCAACTTCGGTCGAGTGTTTTAAGACGTTCTGTCCATAACTTGTACGATACTTCAGGCGACCAAGAATCTTGATGAGGTCCGGGTGTAACCCGTGAACTCCCACTTCAAATGTCGTTTGTTCCCCTACTTCACGTATATAGTCATCGACTTCACGCCTGGACTTGTCCACCATCTCTTCAATTCGAGCTGGGTGAATACGTCCATCCTGAACGAGTTTTTCAAGGGCCATTCGCGCAGTTTCACGGCGAATTGGATCGAAGCCTGAAAGAATGACAGCTTCCGGGGTATCGTCAATAATTAAATCAATCCCAGTCAACGTTTCTAATGTACGGATATTACGACCTTCACGGCCGATGATTCGGCCTTTCATCTCATCGTTCGGCAGGTTGACTACAGAAACCGTCGTTTCAGCAACGTGGTCTGCAGCACAACGCTGCAAGGCTAGTGAAAGAATGCTTTTCGCTTTCTTGTCCGCCTCTTCTTTAGCCCGATTTTCCGCTTCTTTGACCATAAGGGCTGACTCATGAGACACCTCTTGTTCAACTCGTTCTAAAATCATTTGTTTCGCCTGGTCTGATGTTAAGCCTGATACGCGTTCAAGCTCTGTTTGTTGTTCTTGAAGCATAGCTTTCACTTTGCTTTCCATTTCTTCAATTTGTTGTTGTCTCTCGGCAAGAGTACCTTCTTTCTTTTCGAGTGAAAGATCACGCTGGTCAAGCGTACCACTCTTACGATCGAGATTCTCTTCTTTCTGAGTCAAACGATTTTCAGTTTTCTGCAGTTCCATGCGGCGGTCACGAATCTCGTTCTCCGCTTCTTGACGAAATTTCTGATTCTCTTCCTTCGCTTCAAGAAGAGCCTCTTTCTTTGCTGATTCTGCATTGCGATGACCTTCATCAACAATCTGTTTCGCAAGTTCTTCAGCACTTGAAATTTTCGCCTCCGCAATCGATTTCCGAATAAGATAACCAACAACAGAACCGATGATAAGGGCAAGCAAAATGAAGATGAGCGAGGATATCATATCCATAATTTCACCTCCTCTTGCTATGAACTTGGTCCGTTTGTCGGTAATTACAAACGTTTCATTTTCAGTTTCATTTAGTTAAAATAAAGGGTATAAAGATGAAAATGATACACATTCATTTTATGCTTGCACATGCGGAATGTCAAGGAAACGCCCTATGTATCTACTAACATATTCAAATATTTAAAAATATCTGTCTATTGGTGGACGTTACGGATGCTTATGCTTCGTAAGTTATCCACAGGCGTTACCTTAAAGATTCCTACCCGATAGCAAAAAGCAGCACCATTCTTACCGGCGCTGCTCTTAGAATATTTTCAGAAAACGTTATACATCTAAAGTTTCTTGGCTGTCCTTACTTTTCTCTTCGGCTTCACCGTCGGCTGCTTCCATTCCATAATGGTCACGAACCAAACGTTTAACTTCTTCATAAATTTCTACATTTTCTTTAAGGAACTGCTTAGCATTCTCACGGCCTTGACCTAATCGTTCATTGTTATAGGAGTACCAGGAACCGCTCTTTTGAATAAGGTCTAGATCTGAACCGATATCCAGGAGCTCACCTTCTCTTGAAATACCTTCCCCGTACATAATGTCCACTTCCGCTTGTTTGAATGGAGGGGCAACTTTGTTTTTGACTACTTTCAAACGGGTTTTATTCCCTACCATTTCATTCCCTTGCTTCAATGTTTCAGCACGGCGAACTTCCAGACGCACAGAAGAATAGAACTTAAGCGCACGTCCACCAGGTGTGGTTTCAGGGTTTCCGAACATGACCCCTACCTTTTCACGAATTTGGTTGATGAAAATTGCAGTCGTCTTCGACTTGTTGATTGCACCAGATAGTTTACGGAGTGCCTGGGACATTAAACGAGCTTGAAGACCTACGTGGGCGTCTCCCATTTCGCCTTCGATTTCTGCCTTCGGTACAAGTGCAGCAACGGAGTCGACGACAACCATATCCACTGCTCCACTACGAACTAGCGCTTCAGCAATCTCCAGTGCCTGCTCTCCTGTATCGGGCTGGGAAAGGAGAAGCTCTTCGATATCTACTCCAAGCGCTCTTGCGTAGACAGGGTCCAAGGCATGCTCAGCATCGATGAAAGCCGCTGTGCCGCCATTACGTTGTGCTTCAGCAATAGCGTGGAGAGCAACCGTCGTCTTACCGGAAGATTCCGGCCCATATATTTCTACAACCCTTCCGCGGGGATATCCGCCAACACCAAGTGCAACATCCAGCCCCAAAGAGCCACTCGAAACCGTATGCACCTTCTGTTCTGATCCATCACCCATTTTCATAATAGAACCCTTGCCGAATTGTTTCTCTATTTGGCGTAAAGCCATATCTAACGCTTGCTTACGATCACTCATATAAATCATACCGCCTTTCAAAATTTCTAACCCTATCATAACTTGTTTTTGATCGTTTGCCAACTAAAAAGCGAATAAATGTTCCCTTTTTTTATTAGAAAAAGATCTGATTCCGGTTTTTCCTCTAAAGGAAACTCCGAAATTCAGATCCAAAATTTCATCAAAAATCATTTTTCAAACGATGGAAAAGAAGTTCATAGCCCTTCTTCACCGCCCGATTTCTCACTTGATCACGACCGCCGTTGAAATTGAACAGATGGACTTCAGGGTCTTGTTCACCGATTTGTATTCCGATGAATACAGTCCCCGGATGCCTCCCCTCACTCGGCTCAGGTCCAGCGACGCCTGTAAAACTTATACTTACATCAACATCAAGCAAACTTTGAGTATTCAATGCCATGATTTCTGCACATTCGTGGCTGATGGTACCGTATTGCTTGATGAGGAACTTCGGTACTTGGATGACCTTTTCCTTAGTCTCAGCTGTATAAGCGACCAGTCCGCCCTGGCACACAGCTGAAGCCCCTGGTAAAGCCACTAACCGTTCTATAAAGCTTCCTCCAGTAAAACTTTCTGCTGAACCAATCGTGTACTTATGTTCTTTTAAAAGGTCCCGGACGCGCTCTTCAATCGTTACCGTATCACTACCATAATAATAAGACCCAACTTCCTGTAATATCTTTTCTTTGAGAAGAGCGATCTTATGGTAGGCATCCTCAGTCGTCTCGCCGGTAGCCGTCAACCTCAAACCGACTTCTCCTTCACTTGCCAAAGGAGCAATAGTAGGGTTCGTCTGGTTCGTGATGATGTCTTGCAATTCCGTTTCGAGTGTAGACTCCCCGATCCCGATGAATCGCATCATCTCAGATACGATCTGTGATTTCAAATTATAGATTTTGTGCAGACGAGGGATGACTTCGTCTTGCATCAATGTTTTCATTTCGGAGGGCACCCCAGGTAAAAATATCCAGAGGCAGCCATCTTTCTCGATCAATTGCCCCGGAGCCATTCCTTCCCTGTTGGTTAATACATCAGCTTTTGAAAAGACGAGTGACTGCTTTCGATTGTTCGGGGTCATTTTTCTATGATTACGGTCGTAGTAGGATTGAATTTTCGCCAGTGTTTCCTCATGGTTAACCAATTCCTGCTGCATCACCTTCTGCGCAGCCTCCCGTGTCAGATCATCTTCTGTAGGGCCTAATCCTCCCGTCACGATGATCACCTCTGAGCGGGACTGGGCATGCTCGAATGTCGTCTGTAAACGATTGAAATTGTCACCTACAACTGTATGACGCAAGACGGGTAGCCCGATGCCTGCCATTTCTTTAGAAATCCATTGGGCATTCGTATTGGAAATCTGCCCCAAAAGCAACTCTGTACCGACTGCAATAATTTCCGTCTTCATTTTGAATCTCTCATCACGTGCCAATTTTTCTTAAAGTAATCGTAACCTGAATATACAGTTATGATGAGTGCTAAATACAGGGCGATCGTTCCTAATGGAAAGCCGATAAAAGCAAGTGGCCAATTGTGCAGCAAGAGAAGTGAAATCGCTACAATCTGAATCCAAGTCTTCAGTTTCCCCATTTGACTTGCAGCAAGTACACTTCCTTCTCCAGCAGCAACTAACCTTAACCCAGTAACAGCAAACTCCCGACTGATAATCAGGATGACAATCCAAGCCGGAGCAAGGCCGATTTCAACGAGCAAAATCAAGGCCGCACTCACTAACAATTTATCAGCAAGCGGGTCTAAAAACTTCCCTAAATTCGTCACAAGGTTGTATTTCCTGGCAATGTACCCATCAATCCAATCCGTTGTAGAAGCAATGATAAAAAGGAGTGCCCCAGCTAAGTGAGCGACAGGCAGGTCCCTGTCCCCCATTTCCAATGCACCCCAGTTAAAAGGGGCGCTCATAAGTATGATAAAGACAGGGATTAGAAATATGCGTGATAAAGTTATTTTATTTGGTAAATTCATATGGTCACTCTCCTATTACTGAATACATGAAAGGCTGCCCGGCTACAAAGAGTTCATAAATCACTCCTATAGCTCAATTTATAGGGCAGCCTGACCACGATTTCATTTCTGGAATTGAAGCAATAATTTCTGGGTCGATAATTCCGGGTTTGGAAATGGCACTTCCTGATCATTGATCTTAACTACTGTACCCGGCGCGTTTCCGGTTTTGATATAAAGCTCGTCGTCACCTTCAAAATCCAAGGTTAGTGGTGAATCACTTGGACCGTACTCACCAGCTGTAATCAATCCCTCACCACCCTTAGGAGATTGAACATCCATATATGCGGCGCCTGTCCATTCAATAGTCACTGTAGGCTTTTCCACCCCTGTGACTTCATAGATGTGCTCAGGAAAGCCACCCGTGCCTTCTTGGCTAAGTTCAACATTCATTTCTTGTTCGGATTGTTTTTCTTTCTCTTCTTCTGTTTTTTCTGGGTTTTCTTCATCATATGAAGATCCACTTCCGTCTTCATCATTATTCCCTTCAGACTCCGTATTCTCTTGTGTTTCTTCCTCTGAATCTCCCTGATCAGAAGAGTCTGCAGGTACGTTGATTTCATCATTGGAATCATTTTGAGGTGAAGATCCTTCATTCTCTGCATCGCCACCGTTTTGTAAGAACACCCATGCTACAAGCAGGATACCTATAACCAGCGCGACTGTTAAAATAGTCGGAAAGATCTTGGAGCTCCCTGAACTTTTTTGGGAGGCTTCTTTCTTCGATTTCTGCACACGACTGTATTGCACTGCACTCTCATCTTCAAAGGTGGGCAGTTCACTTTTATGCTCTTCCATTACGATTTCAGGGTCCAATCCTACAGCAGAAGCATACTCACGAATAAATGCCCGAGTGTAGAACTTCCCAGGCAGCACTTGGAACTCATTCGTTTCTATAGCTTTTAAATAACGCTTTTGAATTTTAGTTGTTTCTTGTAATGACTCTAAAGAAATGCCCTTCGTTTCCCTGGCTTCCTTCAGTCTTTCTCCAATCTCCATGTGTAACACCATCCAATTTCTAAAAATCAAACATGGAAAAACCATCGTTCATCGGCATGCTCGGTTTCTCCACTGTTTCATAAGTAATTTCTTCATCATCATTGTTACGAAGCTCTATGATGTAATCGAAGTCATCCATCTTGTATTCGGTTTCCTGAACAAATATATCCGGATGTTCAATGACTTTGGTCGCTGGCAGCCTCATAATTTCCCGAACCAGCTGCCAATGCTGTTCGTTTGCTCTTTTTGCAGAAACGATTCCATCTATAATATAGAGGTTATCTTCACTATATTCTTCATCAATCAGCTGATTACGAACCGTTTGTTTAAGCAGCGTACTAGAAACGAATAACCAGCGCTTATTAGCACAGACACTTGCGGCAACCACAGATTCTGTCTTTCCTACTCGCGGCATCCCGCGTATCCCGATTAATTTGTGGCCATCTTTCATAAAAAGTTCTGCCATGAAATCAACTAGCAGCCCAAGGTCTTCACGATTGAATCGAAAGGTTTTCCGGTCATCGATGTCACTATGTATATACCTTCCATGCCTGACAGCCAGCCGGTCTCTCAACTTCGGCCTGCGCAGCTTTGTGACTTTGATCGTGTCCATCGTATCTAAAATCGACTGGAGTCGAGTTATTTGCTCTTCGTCTTTACATAATAAGAGCATACCCCTGTGTGAATTTTCTACACCATTGATTGTAACAATATTGATAGACATCATACCCAGCAATGAGGAGATATCCCCAAGAAGTCCAGGGCGGTTGTATTGTATTTCATATTCTAAGTACCATTCTTTTTTCTCCATAACACAACTCCTCTGGAAAAAATGTCGTTTTTTGTCAAAGTCGAGTGATATATGGAATTTTCCACTCTTCATCTATCATAAAGGATTTTCATTAAATAGGAAAGGTGAGAACTGCATAAACATCCAAAAAGTTATAAAGATTAAATCGTAAAATACTTATGAAAAAATCCGCACAATGGTTTTGTGCGGATTTTGTCGAGGTTTAAGATTGTGTTCCTTCGTTTTGAACCATTTTCACCATTATGTTAGCCATGGCATGTTGTTCTTTCTCATCAGCTACATTCCAAAGATCACGCAAAACAGCTTCCTGCTCGTTCTTAGCATCAACAGTATTAGCTAAATAACCACCGATTTCATAAGCAAGTTCTGATACGGCATGTTGTTCCATTCCTTGACCTTTCGCTTGATGTAAGCGATCGCCCAAAAAGTCTTTCCAAGAATCAAAATTATCGAGAACAGACATCAATGTAACCTCCTCTGAATTTTTTCATGCTTAGTATTAGGAGGAGTGAATGAAATTATTCACGATAATCAAGCCCAGCCACCATTGATTTGAATAATTTGTCCTGTAATATAGCTGGAACGTCCGTTTATTAAAAAATCAATAGCATCAGATACCTCTTCAGCCTTCCCGGCACGACCCATCGGGATCTCCTCAGCTAGGGCTGTCAATTCATCCTTTGTTAAGTGCGCATTCATTTTCGTGTCAATCAAACCGGGCGCGACAGCATTCACCCGGATTCCACTAGGGGCGACCTCTTTGGCCAGGCCTTTCACGAAACTGTTTTGTGCCCCTTTAACAGAACTGTATGCTACTTCAAGGCTTGCCCCTTCGATTCCGAAAATAGACGAAACCAAGATGATGCTTCCTGCTTTTTGGTGAATCATGTAGGGAAGGACATGTTTGGTGGTCATCCATACAGCTTTTACATGGACGTTATATAATGCATCCATATCTTCTGGATGCATATCTTGGAAAATACCAGTCCACATTTGCCCTCCAGCGAAAATGACCGCATCCCATTCCATCTCCAGAGTATCCAAAAATGTAACAATGCCTTCATTCGTTGAAAGATCTGCTTGAAAATCACCTGAATATTGATGGCTGGGAATTTCTTTTCTCAGAGAAGAAACTGCTGATTCATTGGCATTATATTGCAAACCGACTTCATAACCTTTTGCAACTAATTTAAGGGCTGTCGCTCTACCAATTTCACCGCTCGCCCCCAAAATCAGCACCCTTTTATTCATTTGTCTGTGGTTTTACCTGGAAAACGGAAATCGCTTCTTCTTTTATCCAATGTTGCAAGTATTCATCTGCATCATCTGCGGTTAGAGATTCGATGACTGGTAAAACTTCGAATAAATCGACGCCTAACGTATGGTAATGTGTGAATTGATTTGCGATGAATTCCAGTGAATTCAAAGCTCGCATGAATTGGCCGATTTTCTTCCGTTTCATTCGCGTGAAATCTTTTTCGGAGATGCGCTGTTCTTTTAATTCATGCAACATTTCTTTTACTCGTTTAGTCATTTGATCAGGCTTTCTTGAATCTCCACCGAGAATAGTGAAGCCGAATTGGCGATCAAGCTCAGTTTCAAACTGGAAGCTATCGTCAATCAAGTCCTCTTTGTAAAGCTCTTCATAGAAAACTCCACTCTTAGAGAAGTAATAGTCAAGGATCATTCCTGAAAGCAATTCGCCTCTCAGAATTTCTTCCCCTGTCAGTCCCTGGACGTTTTCTTTCACACCAACCATGGCTTTTGCTGTTGTCACAGGCATGGTTATGGAGTGATCCTTTTTGGCTACCGTTTTAGGCTCTTCCGGGTAGGATCGATTAATCTCAGGGGCTTCAGGAAACTCTTTATTCTCCTGATTTTCACGAATAAGATCCATCATTGCTTCAGGTTCAATGTTTCCAGCAACGAACAACACCATGTTGGATGGGTGATAAAACGTTTCATAGCACGTATAAAGGTCATCTTTTGTAATATCCTGAATGCTGTCCACTGTTCCTGCAATATCCACCTTCACAGGGTGATTGTGGTAGAGACTCTGAATGGTTCCGAAAAATGAACGCCAGTCAGGCTGATCATCGTACATACGAATTTCTTGTGCGATGATCCCTTTTTCCTTTTCTACCGATTCTTCTGAGAAGTACGGGTCCTGAACGAAGTCCAGTAATGTCTTCACATTTTTATCGATTTGACTCGTCGCTGAAAATAAGTAAGCCGTCTTGGTGAAAGAAGTAAACGCATTTGCCGAAGCCCCGAGTCTAGTGAAGTCTTGGAACACATCCCGGTCTTCTTTTTCAAAAAGCTTATGTTCAAGAAAGTGTGCGATGCCTTCCGGGACTGTGACACTCTCATCCTGACCAATCGGGGTGAACGTTTGATCGATCGATCCATAATTGGTAGTGAAAATACCGAACGTTTTCGCCATCTCAGGTTTCGATAATAGGAAAACCTTCAAACCATTATCCATTGTTTCTTGATAAACGGATTCATTCAGTTGTTTATATACTAGTTCCTCCATATTATTCCCCTCCTTCATTGCTCGTTAAGAAGTAAATCGTATCCAGTTCGATTTTGTTAGCCATAGCAACCACATCTCGTTTTGTAACTTTACGAATATTATCAATCAACTCATTCGCAGGCATTTCTGCACCAGAAAGCATTTGATGGTAGAGAACCTCAATCAGCCCGTTGGCATTATCCATCGTTTCTTGAAGTTGGTTGACAACCTGTTCAGTGGTCTCTTGTACTTGTTCTTCTGTGAAATCGCCTTTTTTCATGGCTTCCATCTGTTCTAATATAATGGTTTTCGCCTGCCCGTAATCTTTTGGATCCACCCCACTGAAGACAAGCAGTAAACCTTTGTGGCTTTCAAATCTGGAAGCAGCATAATAAGCGAGGCTGTGCTTCTCCCTTACGTTCATGAATAACTTTGAACTTGGGAACCCACCGAAAAGGCCATTGAAAATTTGTAAAGCATAGTAATCATCATCACCGAACTTAGTGTTCGTGCGGTAGCCGAGGTGCAGTTTACCCTGGTTCACTTCTTCTCTTTCTATGATTTCGGCAGGTTCTTCCACCTGTTTAGATACAGATACTTGATCATTGTCATCATTATTGCTTCCACTTCTGGAAAAATACTGATCGGTCATTTTCTCGACTGCTGCCTGATCCATATCGCCGATCACATAGACATCCAGCATGTCATTTTTGATCATCTGACGGTAGTAACCATAGAGTTTATCAGGTGTAATATCAGCCATATCCTCCTGGTAACCATGGACGTGCAGGGCATAAGGTTCGTCTTTACACATGTGGTCCATGAGACGCAAATTCGCATAACTCATTTTGTCATCTTTTATTGAGGTGATTTTTTGTTCCAGCGTCTGTTTTTCACGGGACACAATGGCTTCATCGAATCCATCGCCCTCCACTTTCGGATCGAAGAGCACTTCGTGAAAAAGCTTGAATGCTTCTTCCAGAATCGGCTCCTGATCGTTCAAATAAGCTTCATTCACAACCTCCATACGAAAGCTGATTACGTGATTTTCTCCTTTTTTCGAACCGTCACTGGACAGAGCTGTTCCATAAAGATTCTCAAAAGCGGACTGCAATGAGCGCACATTAGGGTGATTGTTCGTAGCTTTTTGTAATACGTGCGGGAGAAGTGCCCTCTCTGTAATGCCCTCTCTTTTTAATGGGGCTTTGAATTTTGCTACGATATTGATGGTTTTGTATTTTTTGCTGGGTAAAATATGTAGTCGGTATCCTTCTTTTTCAAGTAACGTTTCTTCTGTCAATTTCATATATACATCCTCCTCATCATTCTTTTTTTATTATAGACCTACATGTCCATATTCATCCATCAAAGCTATGTCCTATGCTAAGGTATATGTGTGAAAAAGTAAAAAATTAAGTCCGGTACAAATGCACCGGACTTAATTTTGATTAACGGTTCCCTTTTACGTAAGCTTCCCCAAGTGATCTTGGTGCTTCCGCTCTTCCTATGAATCCTGCTAATGCCAGAATCGTCAAGACATAAGGGGCAATCAATAAGAATATTTGCGGAACATTTTCTAATAGAGCGATATCGGAAGACACGATACTCAAACTTTGAGCAAACCCGAAAAATATTGCTGCTCCAAGGGCCCCGAGTGGGTGCCACTTCCCGAAGATGACTGCCGCCAAGGACATGAATCCCTGACCAACAATCGTCGCATGAGAAAAGTTCAGAGCGATCGTCAAGGCATATACAGACCCTCCAAGACCCCCTAAGGCTCCGGAAATCATGACGCCGATGTAACGCATCTTATATACATTGATCCCATTTGTGTCAGACGCCATCGGGTGTTCTCCGACAGAACGCAGACGAAGACCGAATGGTGTCTTATAAATAAAGAACCAGGCCACGAAGGCAAGGAAAATCGCTAAATAAGAAGTCAAATACCACCCAGTGAAAAACAAATCGCCGATAATCGGAATTTTACTTAATACTGGGATATCCATAGAATAAAAAGGGCGTGAAATAATATCCGTCTGCCCTTTGTCATACCATTGTTTTGTCAAAAATAATCCGATACCAAGCGCTAAAAAGTTGATCGCGACACCACTTACAACTTGATCCGCCCGGAAGGTGATGGAAGCTAGAGCATGGACAAGTGCGAAAATCGCAGAACCTGCCATCGCGACAAAAATGGACATCCACGGAGTGAAACTTCCGAACGTTTCATAA
Coding sequences within:
- the ymfI gene encoding elongation factor P 5-aminopentanone reductase, with the protein product MLILGASGEIGRATALKLVAKGYEVGLQYNANESAVSSLRKEIPSHQYSGDFQADLSTNEGIVTFLDTLEMEWDAVIFAGGQMWTGIFQDMHPEDMDALYNVHVKAVWMTTKHVLPYMIHQKAGSIILVSSIFGIEGASLEVAYSSVKGAQNSFVKGLAKEVAPSGIRVNAVAPGLIDTKMNAHLTKDELTALAEEIPMGRAGKAEEVSDAIDFLINGRSSYITGQIIQINGGWA
- the yfmH gene encoding EF-P 5-aminopentanol modification-associated protein YfmH; this encodes MEELVYKQLNESVYQETMDNGLKVFLLSKPEMAKTFGIFTTNYGSIDQTFTPIGQDESVTVPEGIAHFLEHKLFEKEDRDVFQDFTRLGASANAFTSFTKTAYLFSATSQIDKNVKTLLDFVQDPYFSEESVEKEKGIIAQEIRMYDDQPDWRSFFGTIQSLYHNHPVKVDIAGTVDSIQDITKDDLYTCYETFYHPSNMVLFVAGNIEPEAMMDLIRENQENKEFPEAPEINRSYPEEPKTVAKKDHSITMPVTTAKAMVGVKENVQGLTGEEILRGELLSGMILDYYFSKSGVFYEELYKEDLIDDSFQFETELDRQFGFTILGGDSRKPDQMTKRVKEMLHELKEQRISEKDFTRMKRKKIGQFMRALNSLEFIANQFTHYHTLGVDLFEVLPVIESLTADDADEYLQHWIKEEAISVFQVKPQTNE
- the yfmF gene encoding EF-P 5-aminopentanol modification-associated protein YfmF; the encoded protein is MKLTEETLLEKEGYRLHILPSKKYKTINIVAKFKAPLKREGITERALLPHVLQKATNNHPNVRSLQSAFENLYGTALSSDGSKKGENHVISFRMEVVNEAYLNDQEPILEEAFKLFHEVLFDPKVEGDGFDEAIVSREKQTLEQKITSIKDDKMSYANLRLMDHMCKDEPYALHVHGYQEDMADITPDKLYGYYRQMIKNDMLDVYVIGDMDQAAVEKMTDQYFSRSGSNNDDNDQVSVSKQVEEPAEIIEREEVNQGKLHLGYRTNTKFGDDDYYALQIFNGLFGGFPSSKLFMNVREKHSLAYYAASRFESHKGLLLVFSGVDPKDYGQAKTIILEQMEAMKKGDFTEEQVQETTEQVVNQLQETMDNANGLIEVLYHQMLSGAEMPANELIDNIRKVTKRDVVAMANKIELDTIYFLTSNEGGE
- a CDS encoding ABC transporter permease, giving the protein MEFIDILSRILGSAILFASPLIFTALGGVFSERSGVINIGLEGLMVMGAFIGVVFNLTFYETFGSFTPWMSIFVAMAGSAIFALVHALASITFRADQVVSGVAINFLALGIGLFLTKQWYDKGQTDIISRPFYSMDIPVLSKIPIIGDLFFTGWYLTSYLAIFLAFVAWFFIYKTPFGLRLRSVGEHPMASDTNGINVYKMRYIGVMISGALGGLGGSVYALTIALNFSHATIVGQGFMSLAAVIFGKWHPLGALGAAIFFGFAQSLSIVSSDIALLENVPQIFLLIAPYVLTILALAGFIGRAEAPRSLGEAYVKGNR